From the Sylvia atricapilla isolate bSylAtr1 chromosome 12, bSylAtr1.pri, whole genome shotgun sequence genome, the window AAGCGATACATGTGAAGCCCTCCCTGGTTTACTGTACTGACCTGATTCCCCTCTGCCGCTTCCCTGCTCATGAGCTCTCCTGAAAAAGGAAACCCAGTTTAAACAGTAGTTAAAATAGTGACAAtgatcattattttaaattaggaaaataatgaaagaatgAAGCAAACATCTGCATTGGTCCTGCTTTTGTAGTGGTAGAGGAACCACCGTGGCTCTGTGGTTCTGAAGACAGCCAAGGGGGTGGAGGGGCTGGCAAGGGCTTAAAAGCCCTTGGAGAGGATGGAGAAGAGCTCTGAGGTGGATGCTTCTGGATATGCAAAACCTGTTGCAATAACACAACAGGTTGTGCCATAACCAGACTCCCACCAGCAACTGgccagaaggaaggaagggagtTGAACCTTCTCACCATGCTGGGACAGCTTGTTCAGGAGGACAGACTTGTGACGGGAACACAGAGCAAGCAAGAGCAGTAGGATGTCAGACAGACATCTCCCAAGCCTGGCTTTGTCCAGACCAGCACCTGAGGAAGAAATGCCAACCTGTTCTGTTCCTTCTGCGCTGCCACAGCAGGAAGCCGATTACCGGCATGTACAGGAGCGTCCCGAGCGCTAAGCCAAGGAGGAGGCACAGGAGGAAGTTGAATCCTGCACACACAACACCACAGAGGCACTTGTGAGCCACCATCCCCCGTGTAGGGACACATGCTGCCACTGCCTCCTTCTTGGCAGGGTCAGTTTCTTCCCAGACTTGGGCTTCCAGACCCTGAATCATCTACAGCTTCAGGGTGCTGACAAAATCCTGTGGGGAATGGTCTCCAAACTCATCCAGGGGGTAGTTTGGAGCATCAGAGTGCcttcacagcatcacagcctcTGATCTACTGGTGCCTACCCCAGTTTGGCAGCGGGTCCCACCCACTCATGGGGAAACAACTGGCTGTTTTCTCCCTTACTGCTCCTCCCTCTTTTTCCCTGAGGACTTCTCCTGCCCTCCACTCTTGCAGCCAGGGGACTGTGAGGACATACCTGTCCAGATCTTCTCTTTGCGATCATTCTGAAGTCCTTCACAGCTACAGTCTGAAAGGCAGAAACATGAATGAGAGACTGTCCAGAGGCAGAGAacaccctgctctgctttggagaAGGAGCCTTAACCCCACAGTCCTGGCTGTCCCTCTCCTACCACCACAGTTCCAGCTATGTCAGTATTTGGCTGATGTGCTGCAGTTGGAGGATATGGCAGGTCCTAGGAAGGAACCAAtggcccagcagctccatggtgGGATCAATCTGccaaaagctgctgtgctgggttgGCTCCTCCAGTTCTCGGGATGCTTGCAGGGGAAACAGCTCATGGAAGAACCAGAGGAGTGCTGGATGTAGCATCCTGCTGTGCCCACTCATCGCCCCCACGCAAACAGACCCACTGCCACTTACCATTAGCTTTTCCTTGTGTGCTGTTTCCAGTGTCTGTCAAGTTTGGTCTTGTGATGAGgactgcacacacacagattcTTGTGTGAGCAGTAGACAGGCTTGAGTTGGTGAAATCCGTACAGTTTCCTTCCAGAACCACATTGTTGGTTTGATTCCCCCACTCCAGACATTCAGGTTTGTACCACTTCACTTGCACTGTGAAGTTCTCCAAACAAATCTCTAAGGGCACAGTGGTTTCTGGCTTTACCTGCTGACTGGCTGTTCCtggaggaaacaaaaccagaagtgatagctgaaatatatatatgatCTTGCAGGGTCATGTCTCACATGTCACTCATGAAAGACATGGAGAAGTGACCATTCTTTTCTGCACCAGTTGATGATCTTTTCCAAATCCGGCTTCTAACTATTCCAGCACTCAACGCTGGAATGTTGCCTGTTGATTTGTGCCACtggatgctgtgcagtgcaCAAACTTCTCTGTGCCTCAGGAAGGACTGAAAATGTGAGGATCAGCGGGAAGGCACCTCCTCCACTGGTCATAGGCACCCAAGCAGGAAGTGCCTCAGGCTGCACCATTTCATGGAGCATGAGGTGGGACTGGGGGATTGGCAGTGGAGAATGGTCAGCCCTAGAGAAGCTAAGAAAATATAGTCAACAGAttccctgcagcctctctggCTTCAATCCCACCCCTAGGGCAGACACTGCAAGATAAGATCTAACCCTACCAACACATCAACTACGGCTGAAATCTGGTGAGCAAGTCccgctggaaaaaaaaaaaaaaaaaaaaccaaaaaaaaccaataacTATAGGAGTTGGTTTTGTCTTATGGAATATCCACATCTGCCATGTGAAGCTGACCCTCCTAATAATCAGGCTTATaagcatttctgtttccttccccccagctgttttctctccctgctgctaAGGCAAATCTGGTTCAAAGCCCCTGGAGCTCACAGCCTGTGCATGCACAGTTGCAAGGTGGACCCCTCTGCAAGGCACAAGGCAAAGTGGTGCTGCAGAAGAGGGGCTAAATGAtgcaagagaagagagaaatgcagcagcaggcactTGCCACACCTTCTCCAGGCATAAGCAAAGAGAGATGAGTTCAGAGCAGAGGTAAGGGCACTGGAAGACTCACCAACTGGCAgccaggtgaggagcagcaggggcagaaAGGTGCTGGCCAGCCAGAGCTCCATGCTTCCCAACAGCCTCATGGTGACCATGCTGGGTGCCTGGTGGGATGGGCCGGGAGTCTCCGTCTCTCCCTGCAGTGCGGGGTCACTGCTCAGCTGAGGGGAGCCAAAGCCTTGCCGAGACTTCACCCCTTTGCTACTGGGCCAGGTAGTTccctctgtgctcacaggcctcctcctctcttccccttctcttgccTCAGCCCAATTCTTATCGCCTCTCTTCTCTGATTCCTCCTCCGGTTTCATCCTGACCACATACTCTTGGCCCTGAGACCTGAGTAAtgcccccaggagctgctgatggcCATTTCCCACTATTCTAGGGTCCAGCGCAGGAGGTCTCTGCCACTTTCCCAGTTTCCTACAGCACCACCTCCCCACACCACCCAAGTCTGGTTTGTTTTACACCAGGGAATGGACTGCTTGGAGGAAGCTGCCCTCACGGGGGGGGGGGATGGGGTGATGTCCACACCCATCTGGTGATTGCTGCGCTCGCTGAGCCCAGgtggggacacacacaccctgccagcccccagggACTTGCGGTTTGACATGGGGATGGGCTTGATCAGAGTGTTCTGCTTGTGGGACCTACAGGACCCTGCAGAACGCTGCCCCTACTCTCACCATGAGTACCCAgaccccagctcctgcccagcccctgtaTTTCCTCTGCCACCTCTGGCATGAGGGACACTAGGACATGAACATCCACCAGGCCAGACACAGCTTGTGTCCCCCCTGCCACCAAAGGGACATGTACAGCAGTCAGCAGGCACAGGCCCCTCTGTCTCCCCAGCCTCTGTGGCTGcaatctctgctgctctgcactgcctgccgctgcttttcctcttcatgCTCAGAGCAAAACCTCCTCCCATCTGCCATTTCCTCCCCTCTGGTTTCTATCAGGACCCATAGTAACCACCCTCCACACCATgtggggcacacacagcccagccacaCGTGTCTCCAGAAGAAAGGGTGCTCACTACAGCTCTGCTCCACCAACCAGTGGAACTTCTCGGCTGAAGCTGAGGTCTCATCTGCAAACCAACCCACATGAGGAAACAGCAACATCAGTATGATATTTGCTGATAAGAGGGTACAAGATCCACAAGAATGACAAGTGAGAGGTTCTGTATCCCTCTTGCTCTCCCTTCTGGACCTCTTCATCTCTTCCCACGTTCTTTCAGACGTTTAGTTCCTCTCTGCATTTGAATCTTCATCTTGTCTCATTTCACAACTGCATAATGATGTGTACTTGTttgcttccttccctttcatTTCTATTCTGGTTCTCACGTTTCCTGGCACGGATGAAGCCAAGACCATCTCCAGCAGGAAGTGCTTTCCCCGTGTTCCCAGCTGTGGTCCTGGTGGAACTAAAGGTTAATGTCTTGCCTTCTGTTgactccacagagctgctctcctaccagagccccttccagctccACAGCCACATTCCATGGCACTCTCTGCcaaggagaaaagagagcagGAAATGACAATGCTGCTGTCCCCGTGTCAGCAGCAGCTAAATCAGGCACTACACGATGTCCACAGCAACAAGGAGGCTGCAGAGTTCCTTAGGAGGTCCCCACTCCCTTGAAGTGAGCAAGGGAAATACAGAATGTGCCAGCAAGGTCTTTCTCTCCCAACTGCTGGGAGCCTCCCGGCGGGGAGCCTCCCGTGCGATgctggggaggatgaggagagatGTGAGGAGAGATGTGAGGAGCTGTTTTCAGTCGGCCCATGGTGGTTTTACATAGACTCTGCCTTGGGTGGCGTGGTGCTCTGCCCTCGGCCCGAACCTCACAGCACTGCGGGACTGACGGGGCTCGGGCCATTGATCTGAGGCCGCTGAGCCCTCACGGAGCTGGGCACGGAAGAGCAAGGATCAGAGCAGCTGGCGGTGGTGAAACCGAGCAGGAGGCGCCGCAGACACTGGCCGTGTGCCGGGCTCCCTGAGTCACAGCACCGTCAGGCGGCCGCCCCTGGGTCCCCGCTCCGGGCACATCCCCAGCGCCCGGAGCGCCTCACTTAGCGCCCACCGCCGGTATGACGCCGCCCCATACTGATCTCCCATTGGCTTGTTTATCTGTTCGTCGCCGTAAGTCCCGCCTCCCCGCCCATCTCCGGCCGTAGGATTGGCCGTACCTCACGCGGCGTGTGAAGCCCCCCCGGGTGCTGCCATGTTGGGCGCCGCCGCCCGGCGGAGGGGCGGTGCGGCGCTGCGCTGTCGCGCGTGCGCGGCCCGGGCAGGGGCGCCGCCCCGGGAGCGCGCGGCCGCCTCGGGAGCGCGCCCGGCCCGAGGATGCGCCAGGCGGGACAACGCCGGTGGCCCGGCCGGGCACAGGTGAGGGCGGCTCGGACCCCTCGAGCCCCCCGGGCTCCTCCGCTGTCCCGGGACCGCTGGGCGGCGACGGGGGCGCGGTCCTGCCAGagggcgcggggccgggagcggctGGGAAGGGGCCGGGGGCACCAACTCCGTGCGGGCCGGTGCGGTGAGGTGGGGCCTGTCCCGTCCAGACCCCTGAAGGGCGATGGTGTGGTGGGGTGAGGCGAGGTGAGCCCCGCCCTGTTGCAGAGGTGAGGCGAGGTCGGGTGAGTTCTGTCCCGTCCAGCCCTGTGAGGAACCCGCGCACGAAGAGCGGCCGCCCAAGCCCCGGGCACACACAGCATCGTGGGCCGTGCCACAGCCATCCCCGGGGCTGCCATGGCCATGCTGTAAGCCTTGCGTGAAGGCCGCTTTGGTTTCCACgatttcccagctgctgctgtctccgGCACGGTTCTCATTGCCACCTTCGACCTCGGGCGGCACCTGTGGGAAGTGTGCCTGGAACGGGGCTGCTGTACATCCAGACCAGGAAGGACAGAGCGCTGTGCTGCGCTTGTCTCGAGGTGTGCTGGGAGTTCCTTGAGGCTGTGGACTCGTGGGTTATCGCACAACCCGCTGGCATTGAATCAAAAGCACATTTAGTAAAGAAAGCACGCCAGTTTTGACATCAACACGTGAGCCATTTCATACAGGGCCTCAAGTATATTTGTGCCAGGGGCAGAAGTGTTTGCTGGTGTGCTCCTCCACCACGTAGCTCGTTTTTCTTGGAACTCAAATGGAACTTCTTAGGATGAGCTGGAGACATGTGAAAAGCTTTCTCTTTATGCAGAGCCAATGCTACCCTGTCCAGCACCTTTCTGAACATGGGCTGTTATTCTTTCACTACCTGTGGCCATCTGTAATGATCCACAACAGTTTCTGGGCCTTGTGATCCTTGACTATACTATTTAGTTTTTGAGACTTCTGCCTTTGGAGTTCCCAGACTGCTTCAATGTGGAATTGAATGAGATCCTGTAGGAACCATCAGGTTTTTATTCATTGCACCAGGTCACAAACTTCTTGTTGCTATGTGTACAAAAAGAgtcaaaatgctgctttctaTGACCAGAATGGGACTTCAAAGTCACTgtgaaattcagcaaaaatgaaggtgttttgtgtgtttttttgaaGGCCACCAAAAAACAGAATGGCAGAGCTCTTAAGTGCTTCTGTTGGAAAATTTAAGTCAGAATGATGTTCCAGGATTGATTATTTAATCTCTGTTAAAAAGAGATTGATTTTTATCTCCTGACACACAAGATATCTGTTGCAGTCTGGTTTCAGTTGCCCATATGAGCTCTGCCTTTTGGGTTTTCCAGGGGAACGTTCTCTTTACAGTGTTCATTCCAATGCTTGACTGCTGGAGAGGTTGATGCACTAGTTTAATTTTTGAAACTAATTTGCTGAGGCTTGTTTGAAGGTTTGAGGCTTGGTGGGTTCTAAAGTAAATATGTAGACATTGTACCTAATTCCAAGCTGGTGTTGGTACCAGTTTCAGGCATTTCTTTCTCAGCACTGTTCCCATGCTCTGCCAAAACCAGTTTTCTCTACTTTTCAGTTCAGTGCTAGATGTGACTTCTGTGCATTCAATGAGCCTCAGTGGACAGACAAGTCTCTCTCTTTTCACTCTCTGTAAATGACAAATGTCTGCACTGTCTCATGGCAAGGGCACTCCACAGCTTAAAAACACCTGCTGCAAGGAACCATCTCCTTCAGATCATTTTGATCCTGCCTTCTCTGAGCTCCATTTGATGTGCTCTTATATGGTGAAGGACAGtgaaaatttcaggtttttccaCCCTAAGTCACTCTTGACTTTATTACCTGTGATGTCTCTTCCCAGCTGAGGAGTTTTTCCTTGCTTAGGTCTTCCTTTTCAGAAGATTTTGGTGCTTTTGATCACCTCTGCAGCACTTCCAGTTCTGCTCCCCCCGTGCTTAGAGGAAAGGTACCAGAtgtgcacacagagctccagaTGATGGTGCTCTGGGGACTTCAGTGGAGGCACAGTGCTGTTCTTCTGAGATCTCTGTTCCTTCTTCCTAAACTCTTAATTACAGCTGCCTTTCCTCAGCAGTGGCCTTTTTCTGACATGGAGGTGGTTTGGGCTGGTATCCCtctcctgccagcactggggtgtgcagtgtgtgtgtaaAGGCTGCAGTACCCACATGTACTCCTGTTTGAAAGCTCCCATTCCAGCTctttcaggagctgctcagtTCTGCTCGTGCTCCATGTGCTCTGTGATTTGCCCTGTGTAGGGAttgcttttctcctgccctTCAGCACCCACACCCATCCTGCTGTTCCTTCCCTGCCAAACCAGGTGGTGCAAATCTGGtgggggaagaggaggctgcaggtggctctcaggggagggaagagaagctTGTCCTCTGCTCAGGGCCACTCTGCAGAGCCTGGTGGCTGCAATGTTTGGGGGTCTCCAGCCCCATGGGGCCCTTTGACCATGCAAGCTGTGTCTCCATACCCTGCTGGAAGTTATTGCTGGGGCTGGGTTGGCCACTTCTTGCTTGCTGCTGGTGTTAGTGGTGAGCTGGTGACCTGAAGTTCTTGCAGCATCAGGAGCTGGTGCATGGTAGCTAATCACTAGATTTTTTTCGGTGTGTGCCAATATCTCCTAGAGATACCAATGTAGAAGCATGCTATGCTTTGGGATAAGTGAGTTTAAGATTAATTCCACCTGactgagattatttttaagaggCAGTGGGgtggaaaacaggaaagagtAACACTTAAACTGAGTGATTGTTACAGAAATCAGCTTTGAGTAGCAGGAGTCTCCTGTTGCACATACTGTGGTGTTCTGGAGCATTTTCAATGGTTTCAGCCTTTTCTACAGGCTGTTGTGTAAGTTAGACATGTCTGTGTGATCTGGTGCAAGCAGGCACACACTCACATGGTCTCTGTTCCACCTCACCTTGTGTCCCTTCAAATGAACTTGATGTTCTTTCTGCTGtaagaatttttaattcttccagaCCATAAACTGCTAAACAGATTTGTGGAGGCTTCAGTATTTATGCCTGCTGTCCATCCAGTTGCaagggggtttttgtttgtggggtttcttttggTGTGATTTCTATAAAGCAAGCCTGGGTAGAAGCCATCCTCCTTGCCAGTATCCCAGGATCCCAGCCTTTTATGTTAACTAGTAAATGTTTTCAAGATCCTTTTGATCTTTGTCGCTGCCTTATTTGAGTGTTCTGCTAAATGTTGGATAAAAAGGAGTTTATGCCAATGAACTTTGTTCATCCTTATGAAGAATGACAGTGACAGTATCACTGCAAATGCTGTATCACACAGAATAAGGAAAAACATACTGAATTTATtaagtaaatatttcataagCTGTTTTATAGCATCTGTAAACATTTGTTCATTTTGCAAGATAAATTCTtaagcatttctgttttctagtTTAGTGTCTGTACTACAAAAATACCTAGGAATTCAGTCAGGGTTCAGTTTTATAACATGTCCTGGGCAGTGTAGGCCCCCCCAGACTAATGAGATGCTGATTGCAAACAAAACACTTGCATTGGGGGTGGTTTCTCTTCTGTGCTGCAACTGCCCAGTGCAGTGTCAGGGTTTGCTCTCATGTGCTGTAACTTAATGTGCGTATCTTGGGATGGGGAGATGAGTAACACTGTTTCTGAAATAGACCATGATTCTTGCTGCTTGTAGGTGTCTTTTCCAAAGGTGTTGATCTGCTGCTGGTACCAGTTCTCTTTTTAAATCTgatctttgcttttccattttaagtttcaaatgaaaactgaattcGTCAtgtttttctcataaaaaaaaaccaaaaaaacaccaaaaaaggtCAAGTGAGTGTAGTAGATGAGAAATCAGAAAGGCACAGAACAAAAGCTGGGTTGTAGGTTTCTGTGCTGTCAGAGGTTGAGAAGATTTCTGATATCTCTCCTTTAAGTTGGTGCTAAAGGCAGTTTGGCCAGttgtgggcagcagctgtgctgagacAGACTGGCAGGTAGGGATTGAAGGAATTGATTTACCAGGAAATACTTGGAAGAACAAAAGGAGTGTGAGTTGACCAAATATTTGTGTTTAGGGAGTATAATAATTCTGTGCAAACCCTGCATTCCTGGGGATTAAGTGGCATTGGCAGAGGGAGATATTTTTAACTGTCCTAATTGAAGCTTTTAACTACCCACAGTGGACACAGAGGAGcgctcttttcctttcagaaagcagatttctgtgtatttaaacACTAGCATTCTCTCTCTTTGTAGGTTTCTCCTCCCCAGGCAAAACAAGCTCACTGGATCAGGCTTTTCCCACAGGACATATTTTCTACATCATCTCTAGACTGACTTATCTATTTGTCATAAAATTGTCGAGGTCCAAGTAgttgttttcagtttgtgtaTTTAATTTGGAAGAAAGATTTATGTGTCCCAAAGCATGTCTATTATTTCCAGCTATTTCAATTGGTCTAATAAAAGATATTACCTCATCTCACAAACCTTTATCTCATTTAGGGACTTACATCATCACAAATACAGCAGCATTGCTTTTACTGCCAGTGTGACAGACTCCATGCCCTGTCCTTCTAGTGCTTCCTGTCACTCCCAGTTAGTGCCTCTCTGTGTCTGGTTTATTCTGCACtcttgtgtgtgtttctgtccCCATGTGCTGAGTTTTGAAGCTGAGGAGATGACTCTGTCAAGCTGCTTTCTTCCCATTCTTCTTCAATAGGTTTGTTAGACTTGTCCTTTAATACTGTATCTCTAGAGTGCATCTTTTGGGAGTTTTGAGTTTTGTCACTAGGATGTTTGAGAATGTTGAAAGCCATACACAGGACAGAAGGTGGCATTCAGGATAGGTGTGTTTGATACCACAATGTGCCTTTTCCTGATAATGACTTGCAGCTTTTGACATTTTAGGAGCTGTGGATGGAACCCCAAGCTGAGGAGTGGAACCTTTTATTGAAGGCCTCTGTGTAGACCCTAAAGCTTGAACGAAtgaatgaagaataaaaatgctcCCTGGAGTGGGCGTGTTTGGAACTGGTAGTGCTGCCAGGGTCCTGGTACCCTTGCTGAGGGCAGAAGGCTTCTCCATTGAAGCTCTTTGGGGGAAGACTGAAGAGGAAGCCAAACAGCTGGCAGAGGAAATGAACATCTCCTTCTACACGAGTCGGACTGATGATGTCTTGTTGCACCAGGACGTAGATTTGGTTTGCATCAACATCCCTCCACCACTAACTCGGCAAATTGCTGTCAAGGCTCTAGGTACCTTTTTGTCCTTGGAGTTGGAACAAAAATCCATAGCTTGTTGGCAGATTGAAATTTGAAGCTGTTACCCCAGCACAATTCTTGTTGCACCCATGGGCAAATGCAGTGCTAAAAGTTTTGTGTGGTGTTGGGAGAAAGGttacctgggttttttttttctaaaaatattgttAATAATTGCTTATAGCTTTGCTTGAACCAATTGGGCTAAAATACCTTGTTCAGTTCAGACTGAAATTATGGTAGGGAGTTTGTAATAAAAATCAGCTGTATTAGAGTTAATAATGAGAGGATAAATGGCTTTATGTCCATTTAAAAACCCAGagcaacagaaacaaacaaaccttaAATTGTTTAATTCATTTTAGGTTTTCCCATGTTCTGTacttggaaaatgaaatttgctTGCAAGGAGAAGGTTGTTTAGCTCTACTTTATGCTTTCCCCACAAGTAAAATCAAACTTAGAAGTTGAAAgcctttgaaaaaatatttgtatgcaCTCAGTAGAATCTTGTGAATTAGGAGctaagaaatgcttttttagtTGTGACCCTGACCACTACCTGGACCACTCTTGGGACATCCATGGCTGAGG encodes:
- the LOC136366506 gene encoding uncharacterized protein isoform X1, whose translation is MKPEEESEKRGDKNWAEAREGEERRRPVSTEGTTWPSSKGVKSRQGFGSPQLSSDPALQGETETPGPSHQAPSMVTMRLLGSMELWLASTFLPLLLLTWLPVGTASQQVKPETTVPLEICLENFTVQVKWYKPECLEWGNQTNNVVLEGNCTDFTNSSLSTAHTRICVCAVLITRPNLTDTGNSTQGKANDCSCEGLQNDRKEKIWTGFNFLLCLLLGLALGTLLYMPVIGFLLWQRRRNRTGELMSREAAEGNQATPVTGTEELTYANLNFEKKGTGSASSNVIYTEIKRSQQKQSGGDGNAASTEVGVSPHEEGK
- the LOC136366506 gene encoding uncharacterized protein isoform X2 — translated: MKPEEESEKRGDKNWAEAREGEERRRPVSTEGTTWPSSKGVKSRQGFGSPQLSSDPALQGETETPGPSHQAPSMVTMRLLGSMELWLASTFLPLLLLTWLPVGTASQQVKPETTVPLEICLENFTVQVKWYKPECLEWGNQTNNVVLEGNCTDFTNSSLSTAHTRICVCAVLITRPNLTDTGNSTQGKANDCSCEGLQNDRKEKIWTGELMSREAAEGNQATPVTGTEELTYANLNFEKKGTGSASSNVIYTEIKRSQQKQSGGDGNAASTEVGVSPHEEGK